The nucleotide sequence AGATCTGTGTAATTAGTTTTAATACCCATTCAATGAAATATACTAAAAATAACTTCTTAAAACAGtcaaatgaaaattaataGAAAACGGAAGAGCAATACGTGgctataaatttaattaaaagggCGCAAAAATACCATGAAAAAGATAGTATCTTCTGGGTACATAACTAAAGGTGGTTTCGTATAATGATGATAAAAAATGTCTTTTGATAACTTTGATCTAAAGTATCCTTACCAGAATATAGAATAGTAACTtttgcttttaatttgttaagGTTTCATCTCCACTTTTACCTTTATTGAAGTGCACTAAGAAAATCAATTTGTAATGTACGCTTATCCTTCACTTGTGAAACTTTGGCCTCCCGTAACAGTTTTCCGTACTCCTGCTTGAAGTCCGACCGGATATACAAATGTTTGCCCTTTTTCAGTTTCGGCTGGCCGGCCTTTGGCAGCGGTATCGTTGGATTGAAAGCCATCTGTGTGCTGTCGTATTGCGTGAACAGTTCGTGAGAGGtactaaaaaaatacattattTGTTAGAATCACATCTACAGCCGATATATAATCACTTACAGCTTGCCGATATCCGTGGGCAGGGCTCCCTCGCCTGAAGCTGGAACTCCGTGGGCAATGTGAACGGCCATCTTTCGCACCGTAGGATGATAATGCCGTGCCAGAAGAGCGAGCTCATACAGCGCCGTGCTGGCCGCATTACAGTACTCGGGATCGTCCAGCTCAGGGTCATAACGTCCTGAACCGATGCTAGTATCCGTATCCAGTAGATTGTCGAGCACAGAAGTCAGCTGGAAGGTTTGTTTTATGGTGCCCAGTGTGGCTAAGGTTCCGTTGTGAAGCAAATGCAGACTTCCAGTTAGCAACCGCTTTACGAAGGCCATTAGACGCTGTTGGCTCATATTTCGACGTCGCTTCACCAGCACCTCATCAAGAGTTCGAAGGATAATGGTGAAGTCATCGTGATTCTTGCCCGCCTGCACGGCAAGCATATTCCGGTAAAAGTGCTGATAGAATCTGATAGGATCGATGTTAAGCACTTCACCCTGACCAGAAAGGATGACAAATATGGTCTGAACGCAGTGCAATCGCTCCCGGTAGCCTAGCTCGTCTTGATCCTCCAAAATGCGGTTAAGCACATCGATCAAGTCGGAGAAGAATTCCAAGTTAATGACGTGCGCAAatctaaaaaaataattgtaattagAGCAGATTCAAGGAATGAAATGTACAACAATCACTTACTCTGCCAAACCCTCAAGAATGGCACTTAATACGCGCGATGTGGGATCGTTCTTCAGCACGCGGAAATAGATCGTAAACACCATCTTGATGATCTCGGTAAGCTTCTGGTGCTTGTCCTGCTTGTTCTCCTCTGCACGGGTCTCCTCCAGTTCCCTGTTTACCTCGGTCAGCTTTTTCCGCCTCTTCCGCTCTTTCTTGGACAAACTCAACAAGCGTTGACGATGTGACTCTAGCTTCTTTTGCTTTAGCTCGTTCTCCTTCTCTGCATCCAGATTTACGTTTTTGATCTTGAGACCCATCAAACAGGTAATGCACTCCACATGAACATTGTTCTGCTTCGTTTTAATCAGGTGGTTGATGCGTCGCACTATAAAGAGAGTCATCTCCAATCGCTTGTCGTTGGAGAAGACTGAGCGGAAGCATTGATTGACCGCTGTTCGCATCTCCAGATAATTGCAGTTTAGCATGTAGACCAGCAGCTGGGCAATATTTTGGACGTAGTTGAAGTAGGGATGTGCCACCAGCAAGTCACACATGCACTGCACCGCCACGGTGGCCAACTTGATGGTCTGGGGCGTCCTTAGACCGCCTCTCCTGTTCACCTGCGCCGTGATCTGCTCCAGCTTCTGCAGGAACTTCTTGAACTGCTGGAGCAGAGCGTTTTCAAAGGTCACACGGTCCAGAGTGGCCTTGCGCAGCGTCTGCATCTTTGTGTCCACCTGACCCACTCGATACTCGGGCAAAATGTCTTTGAAGATCTCGGTTACAGAAATTATAGCCAGCTTTCTCACGGCCATTAGGTTGGCCTGCCGACTAGCTGGATTGATTTCATCCATGAGTTCGTACAGAGCATGGAAGTTGCGCATTTTATCCTCTGGTTTTTCGAGCAGCCCGGAGCAAATGATTCCAATGCGATACTTTTGGCGCTCAATCTCTTGCTGGCGGGCAATCAGCAGATCCGTGGTGGAGATGAGTTTTTGGACAGGAACTGCGGACGGCGCCTCGACGTCGTTGACCACATCGTCATCGCTGTCCTCGTACTCCGTTTCCCCGTCTTCCTCTTCCTCAGAGTCTTCGTCCTGCTCCTCTTCGTTCTTCTTCTTTTGCTTGGGCTTGGGCAGGTAATCCACCTCTGTGGTGCGGGTGATGATCTGACCATCCCTAGACTTAATGGGCAACAGATCCAGCTTGATTTTCTGCGCCGCCTGCTCCTTTTTGGTGTCCGAGGCGTAAGCCTTTTCCAAGCCGATTGACTGCCCCAGGTCCTCGTCGTGTTCGCCGGTCGGCTTGGCCTTTCGCTTGCGTTTGTTGGCATGTAGCAGGGCAAGATCATCGCCATCCAGCATGTCCGCCACGTTATCCAGCATCTCATCGTCGCCATCCTCGTTGTCGTCCTCGAGAGGATCCAGTCCCAATGAGGCTAGTTTGTTGTGCTTCTTGCGTTGTGCCAAATTGTCGCGCTTTCTCGCCTTCTGGGAGAATATATTCTGGCCCTGTTCGCGTTTGGAACTCAGTTGATCGCGCTTCTGTTtctgcttttgttgttgctgcttggACAGCGGTGTTTTCTTTGATTTCAGATGAGCAGCCCGCTTCACCGAGCTGATTTTCACCTTTTTCTAAAGTTAAAAGGGTTGATAAGTGTTTTATAAGCTCATTTCAGTAACTTACCGCACCCATTGCGCCtgttttgtttgatttttacTTAAAATTCCCAAATGTTGTCTTCTGAATTTGCCGAGCACATGGGGAGCTAATAGAACTGTCCACTTGCCAGTGAAGAGCAACAGCTGGGTGAGTGCTGGCAActcttttttttaatgatttgaGTGGTATTTTCTACAGTACTTTTTTGTCTTCGCGGTTTGGAAAAAATACTGATGTTTTTAAAGGTGATACATGATCTGTTAACGGATGCttagttttattttagcatGAACAATGGGTATttagaatttaatttattcgCTGTAAATGTATTTAGTCTTATGAGAAACAcgcaaaatacaaaaatagcAACCAGCTAAAATAATGTGCATCTAGCAAATGTAGTGTTTTTGAATTTTCAGAATTATCCATTTTTCGCCGCACCTACCACGGTCATACTGAAAATCAAAGTGTAAACAGAGTTTACCTTTTTAATAAACAAATGTCTGACGAGGAGGAAGATTATATGTCCGATAAGTTCCTGGCTGGGTGAGAAGATACTAACACATTATTAGAACATAACTAACACACTTCCCATTAGCCTGCAAGAAGTGCGGCCCAGCCTGGTGCAAAATCGAGGCAAGAAGCGGCAAATCGAAGTCGAGACCAAAAACGAGGAGCTGAAGAAACGCCAGCGAGAGGCAACATCTGCCGCCGGAAAAGTGGATAATGATCGGCTTCAGCAGTCGCTCAACAAACCCCTCTCTGCCGACAACAAGGGCTTCCAGCTGATGGCCAAAATGGGCTACAAAGCGGGCTCTGGTTTGGGCAAGCAACCGGATGCACGCACGGAACCCGTGGGAATTACCATAAAGAGCGGTCGCGGAGGCCTAGGACGCGAGGCAGCCGTGGCCGAGTTGACCCTTAAAAGGCAGGAAATGCGGAGGGCCCACCTCCTCAGCAAGGCCGGCATCGAATCCGGCGAGGAAATCAGCACTGAGGCTTATAGAAGACGGGCGACCCACAAAGCGGAAGAACGTAAACTGCATTACGACATAAAGAGGTGCCAACAGACCTGCGAATCGTTGGATCTTAAGTCCGGAGTTACAGAACCAGATCTGGACTTTTTTTGGCCACCTAAACCAAAGGAGGAAAACGGATCCGACAGCGAAGAAGAGCCGGAAGAGGAGGAGCCTCCCAAGGAGGAACTATACACTCCATCGGAGCAACTAGAACTCCTCACTGGCTACCTGCGCACCGCATATACCTTCTGCTACTGGTGTGGAACCCACTACGAGGACACCGAAGATCTCGGAAGTAATTGTCCAGGACTCACGCGAGACGATCATTAGGtccagtaaataaaaaaacaaaaactagATTAATTACACATAATTTCACAAAATCTGCaggtttaaaattattttacaataATACGTAGTCAAAAAACAGTTAGCGGTGTATCTAGTTCGGTGAAGTGCGTATAGACGCGTTGGAATCCAGTGAGTGGGAGCTACAAGCGACCCTCCAGTTTCTGTATCAGGTCGTGGGTCCTTTCGATGACGCTAAATATAAATGGCCGTTCCATGGGGTCGGTGCGCAGCATGTAGTTGATCAATTCGTGCATGTCCTggatataaatttaaattagatTTAATTGTGTTAAGGTAGGAGCTATGATCTTACCTCTGTGTAGATGGAATCCTCTGGAATGTTAACGTGACCGCTGAGAACAGCCAGAGCTACGCTGTCGCCTCGCTCGTAGACGGGATCGTAGGGTGAATTAAAGTAGCACATTGCATATAGAACACAACCAAGACTCTAAAAGAGTGGATTAACTatgtttaacaaaaaattttatgaaCCTGGTATATTGTATTACCCAAATATCCGTCCGCTCATCAATGGTGCAGTACGTTTTCACGGTAAATAGCTCTGGAGCCCTGTAGACAATGGAACTCCTCTCCTCGGCCTCGTCCTGCAACCGCTGGGCATCTGCCTGGCCCACAATCTGCAGGCGGGCTTCCGTCATGGAGCCGAGATCCACAATTATGGGCTCAAACGAGTCGGACAGACAGATGTTGGCCGTTTTCAGATCGCGGTGGGCCAGCGGCACCGGCTTGGCCTCGTGAATGGCCTTCAATCCCTCGCAGACGCCCAGGAAGATCTGAAGGATCTGGGCTTCGGGCATGTGGTCCTGTTTGCGAGATCGCAGCTGTAGGTGGTCCGCCAAAGATCCGTGCTTGTAGTAGGGCAGCACGATGTACAAGGTGCTCGTTGTGTTGATGACGATGTCCGCCTGGCCTTTCAGCTCGTAGTCCACCACCCGGATGACGTTCTCCGAGTCGATTTTGCGACAGTTTTCGATTTCCCGCAGCGCTATATTCTGGTCGTCTATGCTGTGGCAGGTGATGCGCTTTATCGCGTAGCTGCGTCGCGTGGAGGCATTTTCCCCAAGGTCGATCAGGCTGAAGCCCCTGCACAGACACCCAGAGATTAGATATTCCGGAGGAGATAGTGGAGCTTATGTGGTACAAACCCAGTGGCCAGCCTTTCGCGGATTGTGTACCGGGATCCGTTGATATTCAGGGTTTCCTTTCGGCAGAAGCAGCCTCGTTTCATGATCAGCGTCCAACCTATGCTCTGCATTTTGCTTAAATTATGCTACGGTCTTTAAAACTTTAAGCCTAACTACTAGTTTAATTCATATACAAAACCTAAATAGAAAACAGAAAGCTGAACTGCAATGTTTATGCGTGGTAGAGCTTACGATGTTTGCTCATCATGAATTGGTAAGTGGATTTGTTTTCTCTAAGAGAAACCTTAGTTATACAAAGACAttatttcatttcgtttttaattttactagTTTGTCAtagcatttattttttaatatatactttttagTTGTCATACTTTATGTAAAACTAAATTAATTCTCGTTCTCGGCCACCGCATAAACAAAGATTTCCCTGCCCGCTCACAGCTGATTTAAGGACAGGCTCGTTTTGTCTGCCATGTGGCGCCCGGCGTTGCCACCTAGTCACAAATGGTTCTGCGATTGCGAATTTCGTCTTGTGCAGAACATCACtttgcatttatttaatttaatcaatTACAAGGATGGAGGATGAAGCTTGGCAGGATCTCGTTGGTATCAGCGCCGACCCGCCCGACAGACGCGACAAGTGCGAGAAGTGCAAGTGAGTGGTAAAGCAGGGAATCCTCCACTGAATTCGCAAGTTTTATGATGACATCTTTCACAGACGGCCGGTGGTTGTTTGCTGGTGTCCGGCTCTACCGCATCCGCCGGAAGTGGTGGCTTCGCAGATTGTGATCCTGCAACATCCCGCCGAGGAGAAGAGATCGCTGCGCACAGCTCTGATGCTCCAGCTGGGACTGGAACCCGGAAAATGTGTGGTCTACAAGGGCAAGCGTTTTCCCAACAAAAACCACGCTGACCTGCAGAGTATCCTCGACTCTCCACAGACGCTACTCCTGTATCCCAGCCGAGACTCCGTACCGCTGGAGGAGGTGGACCGCAGCGCTGGTCCCTACACCCTGGTGCTCATCGATGGCACTTGGCCGCAGGCCAAGGCAATCTACGCCAGCAGCCCGGCTCTGCACCGCCTGCGGCAGGTGAAACTCATCGCAGTGGGCATCAGCGACTACATCATCCGCACCCAACCCACCGAGGGCTGCCTCAGCACCCTGGAGACCGCAGCCCAGTGCCTGGCCGTGCTCGAATCCCGGCCAGAGCTGCGACAAACGCTCGTGCGACCGCTGCACACGCTCTGCAAGTTCCAACTGGACAACGGAGCCGTGGAGCACCAGTCGAAGGAGTTCCTGCTTAAAAACAACCAGTACCCCAAACCCATCGGAAAGCGGCTGAGCCGGCTGCTCAGAAACACCACGTGCGATGGCAACGAGGACACGTGATAGAAGGAGTAGAAAAACAGCGGAGGAGTTGCATGTGCCTGCGGTTTATAGCCAACTAGGTGCATTGCTCGTAGCATTTTTGGTTTTGTAACgctaatattataattttctaCTGATTAGTCCCAGAGGCTGACTTTGCTGATACTCAAACGGTGGGCTTGTTCCTAGCATCCGTAAGGGCTCTGATGAAGACGCACTTGACGATGGCATAGCCTCGCATGCAGGCATTCGTTTCATCCTCTGGAGATTAGAGATTTTATATGCCTTATGCATTTCAACGCGTCCTGTTTAGAACACTTACTGCCTTCGGCCTCGCAAGCCTCAATGGAATCACCGGTGGCTGGCCAAACATATTTGCGCACCAGATCCGTATTTAACTTATAATCCGTCATCAAACCGGACTTTTCGAAAAAACAGTTGAAATAACACTGCAAGGAAAATGTGAGATAAGGAAGGCAAAGGACCTGCGATAACCACCTACCATGCTGGTTGCTTTATCCTTGTCCTCTGGCAATTCACCCGTGCTATTAAATTGCAACACGTTGGCTGAAAGATATGATCAAAGAAGTCAAGCATTGCCTTCGTTATCCTTTACAATATTTCCCGACACTCACTAGATGACGTTATAAAACTAGCATTGCAGTTCCGATTAACCTCTTCAAAATCTACATAGTCAGCTTCTCTAGGAGCTGGAGTGGTCGTGGATATGTCATCCACATCGCCATCGAAGCTATCATAgtttataatgaaaatatCGCCGTTATCCTTTGCATGATCCTGAAGAGCCCTGGCGCAATTCAGACTCAGGCTCAGAAAAGCAACGACAGCACAAGTTAGAACTAACCCGGAATACATTTTGATCTAGCGGAATGCCTAATGGGCTTTACTGGCTTCCCTTTTATAGTTTGCTGATATTCTCGTGTATAATAAGCTTTGATCGTGCCATGCACAGTTAGAATAATTCGAAATTTCACTTCCGGAAATTGATTACCAATAAATTGGCCTTTGAATAAACTTTGCACAAAAGAAACTAATATTTTCAGTGATTGATCAATTACagataattttttttagcaaACTAAACTGGATAACTATAGGGAGTTAATATAGCAATCCACTTACCATATGGAATCATGTTCTCGTCCGCACAGGCAACGCGAGCCGTGTAGAACATGGAGTGCATTTGCATCTGCACTTCCGGATCATCGGGTACGATGTCCTGAGCAGCTACCCAAACCAGACACAGAACTCCGATCAGATATAACGATCGAAACATTTTGCAAGACTGACTGGTAAGAGGAATTTTGGGCTACTATTTATACTGATTATCGCTGATCGTGCGCTAAATGTTGACAAATTCATGAGATCGTTTGATAGTTAAACTAAATTGTTGCACTTTAATCGAACAATAAATACATGCAATTTACGCGTATACAGAAATATAGGACATCATTCATCCATGCAATTGCAAAATGAACGATAAACGAAATTTACATTGTCAATGGGTCAGAAGAGTTATATAGATTAAATGTAGTTGTTTAAGACCGACGAACGACACGCAAAATATACATGTTCAATGGGTCCACATCGATTACGTATGTAGTTTAAGTGTAGTTTTAATTGGTCAACTTAACGTTCATTACAAAGCGAACATTAAACGAAATGTATATGGTCAAACTTCTCCAACTCAAACTGTGCTAAATGATTcaaagttaattaaaaaatgtacattttataggcaaattaaatgtttttaataaaactaaatttgctttttttaagattaaaaaaaaaataccaaagcAAGAAACATAAACATTTCAAGTTTTATCGAGCCTAAATTGTTAATTGTAGTAAAATGTGCAGTTGAAGAAGTTCGACTATATATTCAGTGGGTCACAGTAGTTAGTTTAAGAGTAGTCTGTTATCTTATAGAGAACATTAATGGAGATTGCGCAACGCGGTGTGCCTAGAGTGAGAAGCCTTCGGATGGGATTGGATCGGATTAAATTAGATTAGACCAAGGTAGTACATAGAAAGGTTTAGTTTTGCATCTGAGGGGccttaataataatttcgCTTAAATTTTTACTTGCAGTAATTTTCGCTCGGATTCTGATTAAATTACTCTATGCAACGTCCACGTCGCATCCACGCGTCAGACCTTGGCGCCCCAGGCCCTCTTCAGGAGGTAGGCGCCCTTCTCGGCGATCATCACTGCGGGTGCATGGGTGTTCCCTGCGGTGACCTTGGGCATTATGCTGGTGTCCATCACGCGCAGTCCTCGAATGCCATGGACCCTCAGCTCGTGGTTCACCACTGCCATGGGATCGTGGCTGGGACCCATTTTGCAGGAACCCGCCTGGTGATTCTCCGGACCCGTATTCTGCCTCACAGCGCACTCCCAGTAGGCATCGCTACCGAAGGCGGGCGCCTCGCATCCCTTGACCACCGTCTTGTCCAGTCGCATGCCGTACTGCTGCAGCGGCGTCGTTTGCGACAACTTAATGGCGAACTTAATGCCCTCCACCAGGGTCTTCACATCGCGCTCGTCGGTCAGGTAGTTGGCCACAATACGCGGCGGATCCAGAGGGTCGGCGGACTTTAGGCCAATAAATCCACGGGAACGGGGATTCAGAACTGCTGGGAAGATCTGTATGGACCGGGAGTTGTTCGAGAGCAACTCGCCCACCTGTCCTGTACGAGCACAACTGGCCAGGTAGCCGCCAAAGTAGAGCTGCAGATCGGGAAGATCCGGCCTATCCGCCCAGCGAGTGGCCAGCTTTCCGGTCACATCAGAAATTCCTGTGCCGGACATGAGACCATCGCGGAAGAGCAAGTACTCCATGGCCGTGGCCCAGTTAAGTGGTGCCGTATCCGCATCGTCGATGAAGAAGTTCGTAAAGTAGGCCACGTGGTTGTGCAGGTTCTTGCCCACACCTGGAAGATGGTGCACGGTCCTCACATTCACCTGCTGCAGTTCGTCCTTGGGACCCACACCACTTAGAAGCAGGATCTGAGGAGAGTTAACAGCTCCAGCACTCAAAATCACCTCTTTCTTAACCAGAATTTTACGCATGCTGCCGAACTGGTCACTAACTTCCACTCCCAAAACATTCTTTGTGTGCGGATGGATGAGGATCTTGGTGGCCGTGGTGTTCAGCAGGATGTGCAGGTTGTTGCGCATGCGTGCTGGTCGCAGGAAAGCCCTAGCTGAGCTGTATCTGATGCCATTACGGGCCGTCATCTGGGCAATCATGAACCCGGTGGAGTTCTGACCATTGAGATCCTGCACAGAGAAGCCCATCTCCTCGCCGGCCTTAAGAATGGCGTAGGACAGAGGTGGATTGTAGGGAAACTTGCCTACGGGCAACAGGCCGCCCTTGGCGTGGTAATCCGTGCCCACGTCATTTAGTTCCTGGTTATCCTCCGACTTCTTGAAGAACGGAAGCACGTCGTTGTAGGCCCAGCCGGGATTTCCTTGGGCTGCCCAGTCGTCGTAGTCCTCGCGGTTGCCACGGATGTACATCATGCCGTTCATCACCGACGTTCCACCAAGGACCTTGCCACGCGGCCAGTAGCAGCGCTGCTCCATCGAGGACAGACAGGCCATCCGCTCCGGTTCCGTGTTGTAGCGGTAGTCTATGTCGCTGCCAATGAAGTTGAGGAACATCGAGGGGATCTGGGCTCCCACAGGTTCATCGCCACCTGGAAAAGTAAGATGATATCGTAAGTATACGAAGTGCCTTTTGAAGATAACATTTTCGGTAATATATTATTCATAACCCGCGATTTGCATATATGTAATCATCCTTAATATTGCTTTTTAATTCGCATTATTGGTTTTAAGTTGTTAGCTTGCATTCAAATATTAAGAATCCGACTGTTTGCAAAATCAGAGGTCTACTGACGAGTCTCAAGTGATCAGCCgatatattaattaataaagGTTAACGGGTCGAATTTACATTTACATTATATTTTTAGCATAATAGTCTCTCTTAGAATCGAAATTTGTATGTCcatatttcttatttttatctTACGATACGAACTTCTATGCATTGATATTTCTTAAGCAAGTTATAAACATTTGATGGCCATcagaaaaatttgtatttatgcCGACAACTTAGATTTCATCTTCAGAACATAAAATCCATCCATCCATAGAATATTGTTGCGagataatttatttataaatttaatttccataATTACTTGAACCAACCGAAACagttttataatattaaataattaaatccCATCAGTAGGAAGTTGCAAAATTTGTCGAATTTAAATGCT is from Drosophila suzukii chromosome 3, CBGP_Dsuzu_IsoJpt1.0, whole genome shotgun sequence and encodes:
- the Dtwd2 gene encoding tRNA-uridine aminocarboxypropyltransferase 2; the protein is MEDEAWQDLVGISADPPDRRDKCEKCKRPVVVCWCPALPHPPEVVASQIVILQHPAEEKRSLRTALMLQLGLEPGKCVVYKGKRFPNKNHADLQSILDSPQTLLLYPSRDSVPLEEVDRSAGPYTLVLIDGTWPQAKAIYASSPALHRLRQVKLIAVGISDYIIRTQPTEGCLSTLETAAQCLAVLESRPELRQTLVRPLHTLCKFQLDNGAVEHQSKEFLLKNNQYPKPIGKRLSRLLRNTTCDGNEDT
- the Gld gene encoding glucose dehydrogenase [FAD, quinone] isoform X2, with amino-acid sequence MSASPSACDCLVGVPTGPTLASTCGGSAFMLFMGLLEVFIRSQCDLEDPCGRASSRFRSEPDYEYDFIVIGGGSAGSVVASRLSEVPQWKVLLIEAGGDEPVGAQIPSMFLNFIGSDIDYRYNTEPERMACLSSMEQRCYWPRGKVLGGTSVMNGMMYIRGNREDYDDWAAQGNPGWAYNDVLPFFKKSEDNQELNDVGTDYHAKGGLLPVGKFPYNPPLSYAILKAGEEMGFSVQDLNGQNSTGFMIAQMTARNGIRYSSARAFLRPARMRNNLHILLNTTATKILIHPHTKNVLGVEVSDQFGSMRKILVKKEVILSAGAVNSPQILLLSGVGPKDELQQVNVRTVHHLPGVGKNLHNHVAYFTNFFIDDADTAPLNWATAMEYLLFRDGLMSGTGISDVTGKLATRWADRPDLPDLQLYFGGYLASCARTGQVGELLSNNSRSIQIFPAVLNPRSRGFIGLKSADPLDPPRIVANYLTDERDVKTLVEGIKFAIKLSQTTPLQQYGMRLDKTVVKGCEAPAFGSDAYWECAVRQNTGPENHQAGSCKMGPSHDPMAVVNHELRVHGIRGLRVMDTSIMPKVTAGNTHAPAVMIAEKGAYLLKRAWGAKV
- the Obp84a gene encoding general odorant-binding protein 84a isoform X1; translation: MFRSLYLIGVLCLVWVAAQDIVPDDPEVQMQMHSMFYTARVACADENMIPYANVLQFNSTGELPEDKDKATSMCYFNCFFEKSGLMTDYKLNTDLVRKYVWPATGDSIEACEAEGKDETNACMRGYAIVKCVFIRALTDARNKPTV
- the Obp84a gene encoding general odorant-binding protein 84a isoform X2; amino-acid sequence: MFRSLYLIGVLCLVWVAAQDIVPDDPEVQMQMHSMFYTARVACADENMIPYVLTCAVVAFLSLSLNCARALQDHAKDNGDIFIINYDSFDGDVDDISTTTPAPREADYVDFEEVNRNCNASFITSSTNVLQFNSTGELPEDKDKATSMCYFNCFFEKSGLMTDYKLNTDLVRKYVWPATGDSIEACEAEGKDETNACMRGYAIVKCVFIRALTDARNKPTV
- the Noc3 gene encoding nucleolar complex protein 3 produces the protein MGAKKVKISSVKRAAHLKSKKTPLSKQQQQKQKQKRDQLSSKREQGQNIFSQKARKRDNLAQRKKHNKLASLGLDPLEDDNEDGDDEMLDNVADMLDGDDLALLHANKRKRKAKPTGEHDEDLGQSIGLEKAYASDTKKEQAAQKIKLDLLPIKSRDGQIITRTTEVDYLPKPKQKKKNEEEQDEDSEEEEDGETEYEDSDDDVVNDVEAPSAVPVQKLISTTDLLIARQQEIERQKYRIGIICSGLLEKPEDKMRNFHALYELMDEINPASRQANLMAVRKLAIISVTEIFKDILPEYRVGQVDTKMQTLRKATLDRVTFENALLQQFKKFLQKLEQITAQVNRRGGLRTPQTIKLATVAVQCMCDLLVAHPYFNYVQNIAQLLVYMLNCNYLEMRTAVNQCFRSVFSNDKRLEMTLFIVRRINHLIKTKQNNVHVECITCLMGLKIKNVNLDAEKENELKQKKLESHRQRLLSLSKKERKRRKKLTEVNRELEETRAEENKQDKHQKLTEIIKMVFTIYFRVLKNDPTSRVLSAILEGLAEFAHVINLEFFSDLIDVLNRILEDQDELGYRERLHCVQTIFVILSGQGEVLNIDPIRFYQHFYRNMLAVQAGKNHDDFTIILRTLDEVLVKRRRNMSQQRLMAFVKRLLTGSLHLLHNGTLATLGTIKQTFQLTSVLDNLLDTDTSIGSGRYDPELDDPEYCNAASTALYELALLARHYHPTVRKMAVHIAHGVPASGEGALPTDIGKLTSHELFTQYDSTQMAFNPTIPLPKAGQPKLKKGKHLYIRSDFKQEYGKLLREAKVSQVKDKRTLQIDFLSALQ
- the LOC108017120 gene encoding G patch domain-containing protein 11, which codes for MSDEEEDYMSDKFLAGLQEVRPSLVQNRGKKRQIEVETKNEELKKRQREATSAAGKVDNDRLQQSLNKPLSADNKGFQLMAKMGYKAGSGLGKQPDARTEPVGITIKSGRGGLGREAAVAELTLKRQEMRRAHLLSKAGIESGEEISTEAYRRRATHKAEERKLHYDIKRCQQTCESLDLKSGVTEPDLDFFWPPKPKEENGSDSEEEPEEEEPPKEELYTPSEQLELLTGYLRTAYTFCYWCGTHYEDTEDLGSNCPGLTRDDH
- the Gld gene encoding glucose dehydrogenase [FAD, quinone] isoform X1, with protein sequence MSASPSACDCLVGVPTGPTLASTCGGSAFMLFMGLLEVFIRSQCDLEDPCGRASSRFRSEPDYEYDFIVIGGGSAGSVVASRLSEVPQWKVLLIEAGGDEPVGAQIPSMFLNFIGSDIDYRYNTEPERMACLSSMEQRCYWPRGKVLGGTSVMNGMMYIRGNREDYDDWAAQGNPGWAYNDVLPFFKKSEDNQELNDVGTDYHAKGGLLPVGKFPYNPPLSYAILKAGEEMGFSVQDLNGQNSTGFMIAQMTARNGIRYSSARAFLRPARMRNNLHILLNTTATKILIHPHTKNVLGVEVSDQFGSMRKILVKKEVILSAGAVNSPQILLLSGVGPKDELQQVNVRTVHHLPGVGKNLHNHVAYFTNFFIDDADTAPLNWATAMEYLLFRDGLMSGTGISDVTGKLATRWADRPDLPDLQLYFGGYLASCARTGQVGELLSNNSRSIQIFPAVLNPRSRGFIGLKSADPLDPPRIVANYLTDERDVKTLVEGIKFAIKLSQTTPLQQYGMRLDKTVVKGCEAPAFGSDAYWECAVRQNTGPENHQAGSCKMGPSHDPMAVVNHELRVHGIRGLRVMDTSIMPKVTAGNTHAPAVMIAEKGAYLLKRAWGAKVURVDATWTLHRVI
- the LOC108017117 gene encoding serine/threonine-protein kinase 16, with the protein product MQSIGWTLIMKRGCFCRKETLNINGSRYTIRERLATGGFSLIDLGENASTRRSYAIKRITCHSIDDQNIALREIENCRKIDSENVIRVVDYELKGQADIVINTTSTLYIVLPYYKHGSLADHLQLRSRKQDHMPEAQILQIFLGVCEGLKAIHEAKPVPLAHRDLKTANICLSDSFEPIIVDLGSMTEARLQIVGQADAQRLQDEAEERSSIVYRAPELFTVKTYCTIDERTDIWSLGCVLYAMCYFNSPYDPVYERGDSVALAVLSGHVNIPEDSIYTEDMHELINYMLRTDPMERPFIFSVIERTHDLIQKLEGRL